A genomic window from Microbaculum marinisediminis includes:
- a CDS encoding metal ABC transporter substrate-binding protein, whose amino-acid sequence MTLAVAAVPAVAQDKFKAVTTFTVIADMARNVAGDAAIVESITKPGAEIHNYQPTPRDILKAQDARLVFWNGLNLELWFEKFFRNLRDVPGAVVSQGVEPMSIGEGPYTGKPNPHAWMSPDTALIYIDNIRDAFVEHDPDNAETYKANAEAYKARVTQAIGPIRDKIAAIPDNRRWLVTSEGAFSYLARDFGLREAFLWPINADQQGTPQQVRKVIDLVRDNDIPVVFSESTVSADPAQQVARETGAAYGGILYVDSLSEADGPVPTYIDLLKVTSDTIVRGLAE is encoded by the coding sequence ATGACGCTCGCGGTCGCGGCGGTGCCGGCCGTGGCGCAGGACAAGTTCAAGGCGGTCACCACCTTCACCGTCATCGCCGACATGGCGCGCAACGTCGCCGGCGACGCGGCGATCGTGGAGTCGATCACCAAGCCGGGCGCGGAGATCCATAACTACCAGCCGACGCCGCGCGACATCCTCAAGGCGCAGGACGCCCGGCTCGTCTTCTGGAACGGCCTGAACCTGGAACTGTGGTTCGAGAAGTTCTTCCGCAACCTCAGGGATGTTCCCGGCGCGGTGGTATCGCAGGGCGTCGAGCCGATGAGCATCGGCGAGGGGCCGTATACGGGCAAACCCAATCCGCATGCATGGATGTCGCCGGACACCGCGCTGATCTACATCGACAACATCCGCGACGCCTTCGTGGAGCACGATCCCGACAACGCGGAGACCTACAAGGCCAACGCCGAGGCCTACAAGGCGCGGGTCACCCAGGCGATCGGCCCGATCCGCGACAAGATCGCCGCGATACCCGACAACCGGCGCTGGCTGGTGACGAGCGAGGGCGCGTTCAGCTACCTGGCGCGGGACTTCGGTCTCAGGGAGGCCTTCCTGTGGCCGATCAACGCCGATCAGCAGGGCACGCCGCAGCAGGTGCGCAAGGTGATCGACCTGGTTCGCGACAACGACATTCCCGTCGTGTTCTCGGAAAGCACCGTGTCGGCCGATCCGGCCCAGCAGGTCGCCCGCGAGACGGGAGCGGCCTATGGTGGCATTCTGTACGTGGACTCGCTGAGCGAGGCGGACGGGCCGGTGCCGACCTATATCGATCTCCTGAAGGTAACCTCCGATACGATCGTCAGGGGGCTCGCCGAATGA
- a CDS encoding manganese/iron ABC transporter ATP-binding protein, which translates to MNDQRGHRADVASMDAGSGLSVKDVTVTYRNGHTALRDATFETPVGTITALVGVNGSGKSTLFKAIMGFVRVARGSISILGKSVDAALKANVVAYVPQAEEVDWSFPVLVEDVVMMGRYGHMNMLRIPRAADHAAVEEALARVGMSEFRKRQIGELSGGQKKRVFLARALAQDGQVILLDEPFTGVDVKTEEAIVALLRSLREEGRVMLVSTHNLGSVPEFCDRTVLLKGTVLAHGPTERIFTQANLEKTFGGVLRHFVLGGTDLHEDADDRRLTVLTDDERPLVFYGDDDDARTSDRTAGRSSNRAGKRGPAP; encoded by the coding sequence ATGAACGACCAGCGCGGCCATCGCGCCGACGTTGCGTCCATGGATGCAGGGTCGGGACTGTCGGTGAAGGACGTGACCGTCACCTACCGCAACGGCCATACGGCCCTGCGCGACGCGACCTTCGAGACGCCTGTCGGCACGATCACCGCGCTCGTCGGCGTCAACGGCAGCGGCAAGTCGACCCTGTTCAAGGCGATCATGGGCTTCGTGCGCGTCGCCAGGGGCTCGATCTCCATCCTCGGCAAGTCGGTCGACGCGGCGTTGAAGGCCAACGTCGTCGCCTACGTGCCGCAGGCCGAGGAGGTCGACTGGAGCTTTCCCGTCCTCGTCGAGGACGTGGTGATGATGGGCCGCTACGGCCACATGAACATGCTGCGCATTCCCCGAGCCGCCGATCACGCGGCGGTGGAGGAGGCGCTGGCGCGGGTCGGCATGAGCGAGTTCCGCAAGCGCCAGATCGGCGAACTGTCGGGCGGCCAGAAGAAGCGCGTTTTCCTGGCGCGCGCGCTCGCCCAGGACGGGCAGGTGATCCTGCTCGACGAGCCGTTCACCGGCGTCGACGTGAAGACCGAGGAGGCCATCGTCGCCCTGCTGCGGTCGCTGCGGGAGGAGGGCCGGGTGATGCTGGTCTCCACCCACAACCTGGGCAGCGTGCCGGAGTTCTGCGACCGGACGGTGCTGCTCAAGGGAACCGTGCTCGCCCACGGCCCGACCGAGCGGATATTCACGCAGGCCAATCTGGAGAAGACCTTCGGCGGCGTGCTGCGCCATTTCGTGCTGGGCGGCACGGATCTGCACGAGGATGCCGACGACCGGCGCCTGACCGTCCTGACCGACGACGAGCGGCCGCTGGTCTTCTACGGTGACGACGACGATGCCCGGACGTCGGACCGGACGGCGGGCCGGTCGTCAAACCGGGCAGGCAAACGCGGACCGGCACCATGA
- a CDS encoding metal ABC transporter permease codes for MMATLLEPFAYGYMVNAMWVSALVGAVCAFLSAYLMLKGWSLIGDALSHSIVPGVAGAYMLGLPFSLGAFLSGGLAAGAMLFLNQRTRLKEDTIIGLIFTSFFGLGLFMVSLSPTSVNIQTIVLGNILAITPGDTLQLAIIGFVSLAVLAAKWKDLMVTFFDETHARSVGLRPTLLKIVFFTLLSACTVAALQTVGAFLVIAMVVTPGATAYLLTDRFPRLILLSIAIGAATSFVGAYASYFLDGATGGIIICLQTLIFLTAFFLAPKHGMLAARRRAAEALKAGRLAEPALEREAEAAQ; via the coding sequence ATGATGGCGACGCTGCTGGAACCCTTTGCCTACGGCTACATGGTCAACGCCATGTGGGTCAGCGCGCTGGTCGGCGCGGTCTGCGCCTTCCTGTCGGCCTACCTGATGCTCAAGGGCTGGTCGCTGATCGGCGACGCCCTGTCCCATTCGATCGTGCCCGGCGTCGCCGGCGCCTACATGCTGGGCCTGCCGTTCTCGCTCGGCGCGTTCCTGTCGGGCGGCCTTGCCGCCGGCGCCATGCTGTTCCTCAACCAGCGTACCCGGCTGAAGGAGGACACCATCATCGGCCTGATCTTCACCTCCTTCTTCGGGCTCGGGCTGTTCATGGTGTCGCTGTCGCCGACCTCGGTGAACATCCAGACCATCGTGCTCGGCAACATCCTGGCGATCACGCCCGGGGATACGCTGCAGCTCGCCATCATCGGCTTCGTCTCGCTCGCGGTGCTGGCGGCGAAGTGGAAGGACCTCATGGTGACCTTCTTCGACGAGACCCATGCCCGCTCCGTCGGATTGCGGCCGACGCTGCTCAAGATCGTGTTCTTCACCCTGCTGTCGGCCTGCACGGTGGCGGCCCTGCAGACCGTGGGCGCCTTCCTGGTGATCGCTATGGTGGTGACGCCCGGCGCGACGGCCTATCTGCTCACCGACCGGTTTCCCCGGCTCATCCTGCTCAGCATCGCGATCGGGGCCGCGACCAGCTTCGTCGGCGCCTATGCGAGCTATTTCCTCGACGGGGCGACCGGCGGCATCATCATCTGCCTGCAGACGCTGATCTTCCTGACGGCCTTCTTCCTGGCGCCCAAGCACGGGATGCTGGCGGCGCGGCGGCGCGCGGCCGAGGCGCTGAAGGCGGGCCGGCTTGCGGAGCCGGCGCTGGAACGCGAAGCGGAGGCGGCGCAATGA
- a CDS encoding metal ABC transporter permease — protein MSLIETLVQPFQFAFMRDALLISVLVAVPTALLSCFLVLKGWSLMGDAIAHAILPGVVIAYILAIPLAIGAFAAGMTCALLTGFLKENSRIKQDTVMGVVFSGMFGLGIVLYTKVQSDVHLDHILFGDMLGVGPADLLESGVIALVVTAIIAVKWRDLLLHAFDPAQARTLGLPVRLLHYGLLSILSLTIVGALKAVGIILAIGMLIAPGAIAFLITRSFGAMLVAAVLIAAGASFTGVYLSFFIDSAPAPTIILLMTGLFVVALVVSSRRIARAQRLEHAETPRTS, from the coding sequence ATGAGCCTGATCGAGACCCTCGTCCAGCCGTTCCAGTTCGCGTTCATGCGCGACGCGCTCTTGATCTCCGTCCTGGTCGCGGTGCCGACGGCGCTGCTGTCGTGCTTCCTGGTGCTGAAGGGCTGGTCGCTGATGGGCGACGCCATTGCCCATGCGATCCTGCCCGGCGTCGTGATCGCCTACATCCTGGCGATCCCGCTCGCCATCGGGGCCTTCGCGGCCGGCATGACCTGCGCGCTCCTGACCGGCTTCCTGAAGGAGAACAGCCGCATCAAGCAGGATACGGTGATGGGCGTGGTGTTCTCCGGCATGTTCGGGCTCGGCATCGTGCTCTACACCAAGGTCCAGTCGGATGTGCATCTCGACCACATCCTGTTCGGCGACATGCTGGGCGTCGGCCCGGCCGACCTGTTGGAATCCGGTGTCATCGCGCTGGTGGTAACGGCGATCATCGCGGTGAAGTGGCGCGACCTGCTGCTGCACGCCTTCGATCCGGCGCAGGCGCGCACCCTCGGCCTGCCGGTGCGCCTGCTGCACTACGGCCTGTTGTCGATCCTGTCGCTGACCATCGTCGGCGCCCTCAAGGCCGTCGGCATCATCCTGGCGATCGGCATGCTGATCGCGCCGGGCGCCATCGCGTTCCTGATCACCCGCAGCTTCGGGGCGATGCTGGTGGCGGCGGTGCTGATCGCCGCCGGCGCGTCGTTCACCGGCGTCTATCTCAGCTTCTTCATCGACAGCGCGCCGGCGCCGACCATCATCCTGCTGATGACGGGACTGTTCGTCGTCGCCCTGGTCGTGTCGTCGCGGCGGATCGCACGGGCGCAGCGGCTGGAGCACGCGGAGACGCCCCGGACGTCCTGA
- a CDS encoding ATP-dependent helicase — MHDTPPPATSPRPGGIAARARAAAGPAYLQGLNPEQSRAIETLGGPVLVLAGAGTGKTRVLTTRIAHILTQGLARPGQILAVTFTNKAAREMKERIGKLIGESVEGMPWLGTFHSICVKILRSHAEAVDLKRDFTILDTDDQIRLLKQVIQAADLDEKRWPARQLAASIDRWKNRALTPDKVPSGDAYAFAGMGDELYKAYQARLKTLNAVDFGDLLLEVIRLFRENPDILTSYQDRFRYMLVDEYQDTNVAQYLWLRLLAQKDEPNLCCVGDDDQSIYGWRGAEVDNILRFEKDFPGAVVIRLEQNYRSTSNILEAASHLIAHNEGRLGKTLHTKGDAGDKVTVTCAWDSEEEARLIGDEIERLQRDGESLDDMAILVRASFQMREFEDRFITLGLPYRVIGGPRFYERAEIRDAVAYLRATMQPADDLAFERIVNTPRRGIGDATVRTIHDVARARGIPMMQAALELTESEELKAKARNSLRSLMESFARWRGQLDALPQAELAAIILEESGYTEMWQRERSADAPGRLENLKELLRSMEEFESMLGFLEHISLVMDTESGDDGEKVSLMTLHAAKGLEFGTVFLPGWEEGLFPHQRSLDESGRAGLEEERRLAYVGITRAKRRAALFFATNRRIHGLWQSTAASRFLDELPEKNVEVVDTGSLRTSGGGYGGGYGNSRFDEREPFASTYSTPGWQRAQKNRERTANSNPWKEPPMLEGEVLARSTGTDSGYSVGERVFHQKFGYGRITAVDGNKLTVKFDHSGPKRVLDSFVEKH; from the coding sequence ATGCATGACACGCCCCCACCGGCGACATCTCCCCGCCCCGGCGGCATTGCCGCGCGGGCGCGCGCGGCCGCGGGCCCCGCGTATCTCCAGGGGCTGAACCCGGAGCAATCGCGCGCGATCGAAACGCTGGGAGGTCCCGTGCTGGTGCTCGCCGGCGCGGGCACCGGCAAGACGCGGGTGCTGACCACGCGGATCGCCCACATCCTCACGCAGGGCCTTGCCCGCCCCGGCCAGATCCTGGCGGTGACCTTCACCAACAAGGCGGCGCGCGAGATGAAGGAGCGCATCGGCAAGCTGATCGGCGAATCCGTCGAGGGCATGCCCTGGCTTGGCACCTTCCATTCGATCTGCGTGAAGATCCTGCGCAGCCACGCCGAGGCCGTCGACCTCAAGCGCGACTTCACCATCCTCGACACAGACGACCAGATCCGCCTTCTGAAGCAGGTGATCCAGGCCGCCGACCTCGACGAGAAGCGCTGGCCGGCGCGCCAGCTCGCCGCCTCCATCGACCGCTGGAAGAACCGCGCGCTCACCCCCGACAAGGTGCCGTCGGGCGACGCCTACGCCTTCGCCGGCATGGGCGACGAGCTCTACAAGGCCTATCAGGCGCGGCTGAAGACCCTCAACGCGGTGGATTTCGGCGACCTTCTCCTGGAGGTCATACGACTGTTCCGCGAGAACCCGGACATCCTGACGAGCTATCAGGACCGCTTCCGCTACATGCTGGTCGACGAGTACCAGGACACCAACGTCGCCCAGTACCTGTGGCTGCGCCTGCTCGCCCAGAAGGACGAGCCGAACCTGTGCTGCGTCGGCGACGACGACCAGTCGATCTACGGCTGGCGCGGCGCCGAGGTGGACAACATCCTGCGCTTCGAGAAGGATTTCCCCGGCGCCGTGGTGATCCGGCTGGAGCAGAACTACCGCTCGACGTCGAACATCCTCGAGGCCGCCTCGCACCTGATCGCCCACAACGAGGGCCGGCTCGGCAAGACCCTGCACACCAAGGGCGACGCCGGCGACAAGGTGACCGTCACCTGCGCCTGGGATTCCGAGGAGGAGGCCCGGCTGATCGGCGACGAGATCGAGCGGCTGCAGCGCGACGGGGAATCGCTCGACGACATGGCGATCCTGGTGCGCGCGTCGTTCCAGATGCGCGAGTTCGAGGACCGCTTCATCACGCTGGGCCTGCCCTACCGCGTCATCGGCGGCCCCCGCTTCTACGAGCGCGCCGAGATCCGCGACGCCGTGGCCTATCTGCGCGCCACCATGCAGCCGGCCGACGACCTCGCCTTCGAGCGCATCGTCAACACGCCGCGGCGCGGCATCGGCGACGCCACCGTGCGCACCATCCACGACGTGGCGCGGGCGCGCGGCATCCCGATGATGCAGGCGGCGCTGGAGCTGACCGAATCCGAGGAATTGAAGGCCAAGGCGCGCAACAGCCTGCGCAGCCTGATGGAATCCTTCGCGCGCTGGCGCGGCCAGCTCGACGCCCTGCCCCAGGCGGAGCTCGCCGCGATCATCCTCGAGGAATCCGGCTATACCGAGATGTGGCAGCGCGAACGCTCGGCCGACGCGCCGGGCCGGCTGGAGAACCTGAAGGAACTGCTGCGCTCCATGGAGGAGTTCGAGTCCATGCTCGGCTTCCTCGAACATATCTCGCTGGTGATGGACACCGAGTCCGGCGACGACGGGGAAAAGGTCAGCCTGATGACCCTCCACGCAGCCAAGGGCCTGGAATTCGGCACCGTCTTCCTGCCCGGCTGGGAGGAAGGCCTGTTCCCGCATCAGCGCTCGCTGGACGAGAGCGGCCGCGCCGGGCTGGAGGAGGAGCGCCGCCTCGCCTATGTCGGCATCACGCGGGCCAAGCGCCGCGCCGCGCTCTTTTTCGCCACCAACCGCCGCATCCACGGCCTGTGGCAGTCGACGGCGGCCTCGCGCTTCCTCGACGAACTGCCGGAAAAGAATGTCGAGGTCGTCGACACCGGCTCGCTGAGGACGAGCGGCGGCGGCTACGGGGGCGGCTACGGCAACAGCCGCTTCGACGAGCGCGAGCCCTTCGCCTCGACCTATTCCACCCCTGGCTGGCAGCGGGCGCAGAAGAACCGGGAGCGCACGGCGAACAGCAATCCGTGGAAGGAACCGCCGATGCTGGAGGGCGAGGTGCTCGCCCGCTCGACCGGCACCGACTCCGGCTATTCCGTCGGCGAGCGCGTCTTCCATCAGAAGTTCGGCTACGGCCGCATCACCGCGGTCGACGGCAACAAGCTGACCGTGAAGTTCGACCATTCGGGCCCGAAGCGGGTGCTCGACAGCTTCGTCGAGAAGCACTGA
- a CDS encoding AAA family ATPase, which translates to MITTLAISGYRSIRELVMPLERLTLVTGANGSGKSSLYRAVRLLADVAQGRVIGALAREGGLESTLWAGPEAFSRAMKAGHQPVQGTLRKGRVALKLGFASDDYGYAIDLGLPPADATSAFNQDPEIKAEALWAGECLRRANEIASRRGPAVQVLSETGTRDTVLSTLPSFDSMMTHAADPTSAPELLELRERMRGWRFYDHLRTDRDAPARRPQIGTRTLTLAGDGADLAAAFQTIREIGNPVALDEAIADAFPGSSIEVSVGNGLFELLMHQHGLLRPLSTAELSDGTLRYLLLAVALMTPRPAPLIVLNEPETSLHPNLLPALARLIATAAERSQVIVVSHASGLVEALSGERDTVAYELRKELGETVTDCPDPPAWDWPKR; encoded by the coding sequence ATGATCACCACGCTGGCCATTTCCGGCTACCGCTCCATCCGCGAGCTGGTGATGCCGCTCGAGCGGCTGACGCTCGTCACCGGCGCCAACGGCAGCGGCAAGTCGAGCCTCTACCGTGCCGTCCGCCTGCTCGCCGATGTGGCGCAAGGGCGGGTGATCGGCGCGCTGGCCCGCGAGGGCGGGCTGGAGTCGACGCTCTGGGCGGGGCCGGAAGCCTTCTCGCGAGCCATGAAGGCCGGACACCAGCCCGTCCAGGGTACGCTGCGCAAGGGCCGGGTCGCGCTGAAGCTCGGCTTCGCCAGCGACGACTACGGCTACGCGATCGATCTCGGCCTGCCGCCCGCAGACGCGACCTCGGCCTTCAACCAGGATCCCGAGATCAAGGCCGAGGCGCTGTGGGCGGGCGAGTGCCTGCGCCGCGCCAACGAGATCGCCTCGCGGCGCGGACCGGCCGTGCAGGTGCTCAGCGAGACGGGGACGCGCGACACCGTCCTGTCGACGCTGCCGAGCTTCGATTCCATGATGACGCACGCCGCCGACCCGACGAGCGCGCCGGAGCTTCTGGAGCTACGCGAGCGGATGCGCGGCTGGCGCTTCTACGACCACCTGCGCACCGACCGTGACGCGCCGGCGCGCCGCCCGCAGATCGGCACGCGCACCCTGACGCTCGCCGGCGACGGCGCCGACCTCGCGGCCGCGTTCCAGACCATCCGCGAGATCGGCAATCCCGTGGCGCTCGACGAGGCAATCGCCGACGCCTTTCCCGGTTCCTCCATTGAAGTGTCGGTCGGCAACGGCCTGTTCGAACTCCTGATGCATCAGCACGGCCTGTTGCGGCCGCTGTCGACCGCCGAGCTGTCCGACGGGACCCTGCGCTACCTGCTGCTCGCCGTCGCGCTCATGACGCCGCGCCCCGCGCCGCTGATCGTCCTGAACGAGCCGGAAACGAGCCTGCATCCGAACCTGCTGCCGGCACTCGCCCGGCTGATCGCGACGGCGGCGGAGCGCTCCCAGGTGATCGTGGTCTCCCATGCCTCGGGCCTCGTCGAGGCGCTGTCGGGGGAGCGCGACACCGTCGCCTACGAGCTGCGAAAGGAACTCGGCGAAACGGTCACCGACTGTCCCGATCCGCCGGCGTGGGACTGGCCGAAGCGCTAG
- a CDS encoding TetR/AcrR family transcriptional regulator: MNKRPYRMRKRAESQAETRRRIVEATIALHQTKGPAATSMADVAKQAGVGKVTVYRHFPDEPTLSRACSGLYFERHPFPDPQTWRRIDDPLERLRHGLGEAYAYHAETQQMMGHVLADARDHPVVRPYHALWAAAADIILDAWLPRDDETALRAGLVMALSFETWRALVKEQGLSQDQAVALIERLMCDCA, from the coding sequence ATGAACAAACGCCCCTACCGGATGCGGAAGCGCGCCGAAAGCCAGGCCGAGACGCGGCGCAGGATCGTCGAGGCGACGATCGCGCTGCATCAGACCAAGGGCCCTGCGGCGACCAGCATGGCCGACGTCGCCAAGCAGGCCGGCGTCGGCAAGGTCACGGTCTATCGCCATTTTCCCGACGAGCCGACGCTGTCGCGCGCCTGCTCGGGCCTCTATTTCGAGCGCCACCCCTTCCCCGACCCGCAGACCTGGCGGCGGATCGACGATCCGCTGGAACGGCTGCGCCACGGGCTGGGCGAGGCCTACGCCTATCACGCCGAGACGCAGCAGATGATGGGCCACGTCCTGGCCGACGCGCGCGACCATCCAGTCGTGCGACCCTACCACGCCCTGTGGGCGGCGGCTGCCGACATCATTCTGGACGCCTGGCTGCCGCGCGACGACGAGACGGCGCTGCGCGCCGGCCTCGTCATGGCGCTCAGCTTCGAGACATGGCGCGCACTGGTGAAGGAACAGGGCCTGAGCCAGGACCAGGCGGTCGCGCTGATCGAACGGCTGATGTGCGACTGCGCGTGA
- a CDS encoding peptide chain release factor 3: MTDTLDATSAQAVRPAAGGLKPYEARRTFAIISHPDAGKTTLTEKLLFASGAIRQAGQVRARGEQRRTRSDWMEIEQKRGISVSSSVMTFERDGLTFNLLDTPGHSDFSEDTYRTLTAVDSAVMVVDAAKGIESQTLKLFEVCRLRDIPIITFVNKIDREGRDPLEILDEIADTLALDVVPVVWPLGMGVDFQGCVDLGQHRLIGKDGAPGRAIAGDIDALSEDSELMANPYAASAIENLQLASAALPDFDVEAYRGGHMTPVFFGSALKAIGVPELLRAIGDWAPAPRPQPADPEPISAASDDVTGFVFKVQANMDKNHRDRIAFLRLCSGTFKRGMKLRNVRAGRDLAVSNPMFFFAQDRETADEAVAGDVIGIPNHGTLSVGDTLTEGKAVKVTGIPNFAPEIIRRVRLSDAMKAKQLAKALNDLAEEGVTQVYRPMIGADWIVGVVGPLQLDVLATRVQNEYGVPIAFESMNYDTARWVASDDAKALKDFIAANRSTMGQDRHGSPVFFANSRWALDRAAKNYPDIRFLATREMG; this comes from the coding sequence ATGACCGACACCCTAGACGCCACGTCTGCGCAAGCCGTCCGCCCCGCCGCCGGCGGCCTCAAGCCCTATGAGGCGCGGCGCACCTTCGCGATCATCTCGCATCCGGACGCCGGCAAGACGACGCTGACCGAAAAGCTGCTGTTCGCCTCCGGCGCGATCCGCCAGGCTGGCCAGGTGCGCGCCCGCGGCGAGCAACGCCGCACCCGCTCCGACTGGATGGAGATCGAGCAGAAGCGCGGCATCTCGGTGTCGTCCTCGGTGATGACCTTCGAGCGCGACGGGCTGACCTTCAACCTGCTCGACACGCCGGGCCACTCGGATTTCTCCGAAGACACCTACCGTACGCTGACGGCGGTCGATTCCGCCGTCATGGTGGTCGACGCGGCCAAGGGCATCGAGAGCCAGACCCTGAAGCTGTTCGAGGTCTGCCGTCTCCGGGACATCCCGATCATCACCTTCGTCAACAAGATCGACCGCGAGGGCCGCGATCCGCTGGAGATCCTCGACGAGATCGCCGACACGCTGGCGCTCGACGTCGTGCCGGTCGTCTGGCCGCTGGGCATGGGCGTCGATTTCCAGGGCTGCGTCGATCTCGGCCAGCACCGGCTGATCGGGAAGGACGGCGCGCCGGGCCGGGCGATCGCGGGCGATATCGACGCGCTCTCCGAGGATTCCGAGCTGATGGCCAACCCGTATGCGGCCAGCGCGATCGAGAACCTCCAGCTCGCCAGCGCCGCCCTGCCGGACTTCGACGTCGAGGCCTATCGCGGCGGCCATATGACGCCGGTCTTCTTCGGCTCGGCGCTGAAGGCGATCGGGGTGCCCGAACTGCTGCGCGCGATCGGCGACTGGGCGCCCGCCCCGCGCCCGCAACCGGCCGATCCCGAGCCGATCTCCGCGGCCTCCGACGACGTGACCGGCTTCGTGTTCAAGGTCCAGGCCAACATGGACAAGAACCACCGCGACCGTATCGCGTTCCTGCGGCTGTGCTCGGGCACATTCAAGCGCGGCATGAAGCTCCGGAACGTACGCGCCGGCCGCGATCTGGCCGTGTCCAACCCGATGTTCTTCTTCGCCCAGGACCGCGAGACCGCCGACGAGGCGGTCGCCGGCGACGTCATCGGCATCCCCAATCACGGCACCCTGAGCGTCGGCGACACGCTGACCGAAGGCAAGGCCGTCAAGGTCACCGGCATCCCGAACTTCGCGCCCGAGATCATCCGCCGCGTGCGCCTGTCGGACGCCATGAAGGCCAAGCAGCTCGCCAAGGCGCTGAACGATCTGGCCGAGGAAGGCGTCACCCAGGTCTACCGCCCGATGATCGGCGCCGACTGGATCGTCGGCGTCGTCGGCCCGCTGCAGCTCGACGTTCTGGCCACCCGCGTGCAGAACGAATACGGCGTGCCGATCGCCTTCGAGAGCATGAACTACGATACGGCCCGCTGGGTCGCCAGCGACGACGCCAAGGCGCTGAAGGACTTCATCGCCGCGAACCGCTCGACCATGGGCCAGGACCGGCACGGATCACCCGTCTTCTTCGCCAATTCCAGATGGGCGCTTGACCGCGCGGCGAAGAACTATCCCGACATCCGGTTCCTCGCGACCCGCGAGATGGGGTGA
- a CDS encoding dienelactone hydrolase family protein, translating into MGQMIKLTAEDGFELGAYRADPEGRPRGGLVVVQEIFGVNTHIRAVCDRYAALGYAAVAPALFDRQQPGFESGYTPEEVEAARKFLADIDVNAMLRDTKAAIAALSGTGKAGVVGYCLGGSIAFLAATRLNGIAAAVGYYGGRITAHADETPKVPTQLHYGETDQSIPMRDVETVIAKRPDCDIHVYPAGHGFSCDERASFDPGSTVIAWGRTLRWFDEHLAR; encoded by the coding sequence ATGGGCCAGATGATCAAGCTTACCGCCGAGGACGGCTTCGAGCTCGGCGCCTACCGCGCCGACCCGGAGGGAAGGCCTCGCGGCGGATTGGTCGTCGTCCAGGAGATCTTCGGCGTCAACACGCATATCCGCGCCGTCTGCGACCGTTACGCGGCGCTCGGCTACGCGGCCGTCGCGCCGGCCCTGTTCGACCGCCAGCAACCCGGTTTCGAGAGCGGTTACACGCCCGAGGAGGTGGAAGCGGCCCGGAAATTCCTCGCCGACATCGATGTCAATGCCATGCTGCGCGACACCAAGGCCGCTATCGCCGCCCTGTCCGGCACCGGCAAGGCCGGCGTGGTCGGCTATTGCCTCGGCGGCTCGATCGCCTTCCTCGCCGCCACCCGCCTGAACGGCATCGCCGCCGCCGTCGGCTATTACGGCGGCCGCATCACCGCCCATGCCGACGAGACGCCCAAGGTGCCGACGCAGCTCCACTACGGCGAGACCGACCAGTCGATCCCGATGCGCGACGTCGAGACGGTGATCGCCAAGCGGCCGGACTGCGACATCCACGTCTATCCGGCCGGGCACGGCTTTTCCTGCGACGAGCGGGCAAGCTTCGATCCCGGCAGCACGGTGATCGCCTGGGGGCGCACCCTGCGCTGGTTCGACGAGCATCTGGCCCGCTGA